The Brevibacillus brevis genome contains a region encoding:
- a CDS encoding QueT transporter family protein codes for MLSTLFRRKWTTVDYVLIVVTAALYAVAIIMLANIKLIPSVPIRPANALQPVFGMLFGLPGCIGLAFGNMVSDLLTGSAPPHAIAVGFFSNFMGGFIGLLAVSHPALKTKRSVLQYIVFVVIISSAVVACAILINVALGLTPKEVAVWYIPTVFLNQAISTAILGPILLKLLYPFVKRSGLYRGRPLQDFNYLGNESRIAR; via the coding sequence ATGCTTTCGACTCTGTTCCGGCGGAAATGGACGACCGTAGATTACGTCCTGATTGTCGTTACTGCCGCGCTCTACGCTGTTGCCATTATTATGCTTGCCAATATCAAGCTCATTCCTTCCGTACCGATCCGTCCGGCCAATGCCCTTCAGCCCGTATTTGGCATGTTATTCGGTTTGCCGGGGTGCATAGGCCTTGCTTTTGGAAATATGGTCAGTGATTTGTTAACCGGAAGCGCACCGCCTCATGCGATCGCGGTCGGTTTCTTTTCTAATTTTATGGGGGGCTTTATCGGGTTGCTTGCTGTGAGTCACCCTGCACTGAAAACAAAGCGGAGCGTCCTTCAATACATTGTGTTTGTCGTTATCATCAGCTCTGCAGTAGTAGCATGTGCGATTTTGATTAATGTGGCGCTGGGCCTGACACCAAAAGAAGTGGCGGTATGGTACATCCCAACCGTGTTCTTGAACCAAGCCATTTCAACGGCGATTCTGGGGCCAATCCTCTTGAAGCTGTTGTACCCATTCGTGAAGCGTTCTGGACTATACCGGGGTCGCCCCTTGCAGGATTTCAACTATCTCGGGAATGAAAGCAGGATCGCAAGGTGA
- a CDS encoding SET domain-containing protein, whose amino-acid sequence MMHPDTELRYINDEIGYGVFATRFIPKGTIVWAQDDLDQVLDPAFVERLDSLRKQDVQKYSFKNQFGKYILCWDKARYVNHSFHANCVPTMYDLELAARDIFPGEELTDDYGTLNLDEPFDCLPESDTDRARVMPDDLLRYYPQWDRIAAEAFQRFNHVEQPLLHLISPKHLETIRGITEQRLAIDSVIHLYCRSQWQTRQQQKT is encoded by the coding sequence ATGATGCATCCCGATACAGAATTGCGCTATATCAACGATGAGATCGGGTACGGTGTGTTTGCGACAAGGTTTATCCCAAAAGGAACGATTGTATGGGCACAGGATGATTTGGACCAGGTATTGGACCCTGCATTTGTGGAAAGACTTGACTCATTACGAAAACAGGACGTGCAAAAATATTCATTCAAGAACCAGTTTGGAAAGTACATTCTTTGTTGGGATAAGGCAAGATACGTGAACCACAGCTTTCATGCGAATTGTGTGCCGACCATGTATGATCTGGAATTGGCTGCACGGGATATTTTTCCGGGAGAAGAGCTGACCGATGATTATGGAACGTTAAATCTGGATGAACCTTTTGATTGTTTGCCCGAGTCCGATACGGACCGCGCCCGCGTAATGCCCGATGACTTGCTTCGGTATTACCCGCAGTGGGATCGGATTGCAGCGGAAGCATTCCAACGTTTCAATCATGTTGAACAGCCTTTGCTGCATTTGATTTCCCCGAAGCATCTCGAAACGATTCGAGGGATCACGGAGCAGCGCTTAGCCATTGATTCTGTCATTCATCTGTATTGCAGGTCACAATGGCAAACGAGGCAGCAACAGAAGACGTGA
- a CDS encoding APC family permease translates to MNGRAELTRSLKLRHIVVIGLGYMAPMAVFDTFGIVSGETGGHVPAAYAVTLLAILFTAASYGKMVRLFPSAGTAYTYTQQTIHPYAGFLVGWASLLDYLFLPMINALLTGVYLSSVFPDVSTAWWIIGFIVLVTGLNVFRVTVTASVNSFLVLFQVVVVVLFAGLAIRGLMQGDGLGQVFNLRPFVSPDLSVIALLSGAAILCFSFLGFDAVTTLTEETVDAKKTIPRGIMLVALAGGALFITASYFMQSLFPDVSVLSDPEAASAEIALFIGGTIFQLVFLAAALSSTLASGLVSVTSVTRLLYAMGRDGFLPRRWFGYVHPKLRTPLLNVLLVGALMLFALYMDLLTATSFINFGALIAFSFVNISVMAYYFRKQKNKHIKDWWGFVLSPLIGTTFIAFLWVNLEETSMMLGLLWTIVGLIYLLYLVKIKKTNLEMVKFEE, encoded by the coding sequence GTGAACGGGAGAGCAGAACTAACGCGTAGTTTGAAGCTGCGGCATATTGTCGTAATTGGACTGGGCTACATGGCCCCAATGGCCGTTTTTGACACCTTTGGCATTGTTTCTGGAGAAACGGGGGGGCACGTTCCTGCTGCTTATGCAGTCACACTTCTTGCGATCCTGTTTACGGCGGCAAGCTACGGAAAGATGGTACGGCTATTCCCTTCAGCAGGGACCGCGTATACGTATACGCAACAAACGATTCATCCCTATGCAGGATTTTTGGTAGGCTGGGCGTCCTTGCTGGATTATTTGTTTTTACCGATGATTAACGCTTTGTTGACGGGGGTATACCTATCGTCCGTGTTTCCTGACGTGTCGACAGCGTGGTGGATTATTGGATTCATTGTATTGGTGACGGGTTTAAACGTATTTCGCGTAACCGTAACCGCATCCGTCAACTCGTTTCTCGTGTTGTTTCAAGTCGTGGTCGTCGTGTTGTTTGCGGGATTGGCAATCCGTGGTCTTATGCAAGGGGACGGGCTTGGACAAGTATTCAACCTGCGTCCATTTGTGTCACCGGATCTATCTGTCATTGCACTGCTTTCCGGTGCGGCGATTCTTTGTTTTTCCTTCCTTGGCTTTGATGCAGTAACCACGCTAACGGAGGAAACTGTCGATGCGAAAAAGACGATTCCACGCGGGATTATGCTCGTAGCACTCGCAGGAGGAGCGCTATTTATTACGGCATCTTATTTCATGCAATCATTATTTCCTGATGTTTCGGTATTGTCTGATCCAGAAGCGGCTTCTGCGGAGATTGCTCTGTTTATCGGTGGGACGATCTTTCAATTGGTGTTTTTGGCGGCAGCGTTGTCTTCGACACTGGCATCCGGGCTCGTATCTGTCACGAGCGTAACGCGCTTATTGTACGCAATGGGACGAGATGGATTTTTGCCGCGACGCTGGTTCGGTTATGTACATCCGAAGCTAAGAACTCCTTTGCTTAACGTCTTGCTGGTCGGAGCGCTGATGCTGTTCGCTTTGTATATGGATTTGTTAACGGCAACTTCCTTTATTAACTTCGGCGCGCTAATCGCCTTTAGCTTTGTGAACATCAGCGTAATGGCGTACTATTTCCGCAAACAAAAGAACAAGCATATCAAGGATTGGTGGGGCTTCGTGCTGTCTCCACTCATCGGGACAACGTTCATCGCCTTCCTATGGGTAAACCTGGAAGAAACGTCCATGATGCTCGGCTTGCTCTGGACCATTGTCGGCTTGATCTATTTGCTGTACTTGGTGAAGATCAAGAAAACCAATTTGGAAATGGTGAAGTTTGAGGAGTAG
- a CDS encoding glutamine--tRNA ligase/YqeY domain fusion protein, producing MISLENKVAASNFIRNIMIDDLQEGKVKEIITRFPPEPNGYLHIGHAKAICLNFELAREFSGKANLRFDDTNPVKEDIEYVEAIKRDVQWLGFDWDGLFFASDYFEEMYNRAVLLIKKGLAYVDDLSPEDMRKMRGTWTEPGTDSPFRNRSVEENLDLFARMRQGEFKDGEKVLRAKIDMASQNFNMRDPVLYRISHATHHNTGDKWCIYPMYDFAHPLEDAIEGVTHSLCSLEFEDHRPLYDWVVRECEMEKVPRQYEFARLNLTNTVMSKRKLKQLVDENVVDGWDDPRMPTIAGFRRRGYTPEAIRTFAREVGVARANSTVDEKMLEYFIREDLKLKAPRTMAVLNPLKVVITNYPEGQVEMLEAEINPENPEMGNRQIPFSREIYIEQDDFMENPPSKYFRLFPGNEVRLKHAYFIKCNDVVKDADGNVIEIHCTYDPETKSGSGFTGRKVKGTIHWVDATSAVPAEFRLYEPLIMDDEEAEGTFLDNVNPNSLEVLQGYVEPNMKETKPQDKYQFFRHGYFNVDPKHTTDDKLVFNRIVSLKSSFELPKA from the coding sequence TTGATTTCATTGGAAAACAAGGTAGCGGCATCCAATTTTATCCGCAATATCATGATTGATGACTTGCAAGAGGGCAAAGTAAAGGAAATCATTACCCGCTTTCCCCCAGAACCGAACGGGTATCTTCATATTGGACATGCAAAAGCGATCTGCCTCAACTTTGAGTTGGCACGAGAATTTTCCGGCAAGGCCAACCTTCGTTTTGACGATACCAACCCGGTGAAGGAAGACATCGAATACGTAGAGGCCATCAAAAGGGACGTTCAATGGCTTGGCTTCGATTGGGACGGGCTGTTTTTTGCATCTGATTACTTTGAAGAGATGTACAACCGTGCGGTGCTGTTGATTAAAAAAGGTCTGGCTTACGTAGACGATCTGTCTCCCGAAGACATGCGTAAAATGCGTGGAACATGGACAGAGCCAGGCACAGATAGTCCGTTCCGCAACCGATCTGTGGAGGAAAACCTGGACCTGTTTGCACGGATGCGCCAAGGGGAATTCAAGGACGGAGAAAAGGTGCTGCGTGCGAAAATCGATATGGCTTCTCAGAACTTCAACATGCGTGATCCGGTTCTGTATCGAATCTCCCATGCGACGCATCACAACACGGGCGACAAATGGTGCATCTATCCGATGTACGACTTCGCTCATCCGTTGGAGGATGCCATTGAGGGCGTGACACACTCTCTGTGTTCACTGGAATTCGAAGATCATCGCCCGTTGTACGACTGGGTAGTCCGCGAGTGCGAAATGGAGAAGGTACCACGCCAGTACGAATTTGCCCGTTTGAACCTGACGAACACCGTTATGAGTAAGCGCAAGCTGAAACAGCTTGTCGATGAGAATGTAGTAGACGGCTGGGATGACCCGCGCATGCCAACCATTGCAGGCTTCCGTCGTCGCGGCTATACACCGGAAGCGATTCGCACATTCGCTCGTGAAGTAGGCGTAGCGCGCGCTAACAGCACCGTTGATGAGAAAATGCTGGAGTATTTCATCCGTGAGGACCTGAAGCTGAAGGCACCACGTACGATGGCTGTTTTGAATCCGTTGAAGGTCGTCATCACGAACTATCCTGAAGGACAAGTCGAGATGCTCGAAGCGGAGATCAATCCGGAGAATCCAGAGATGGGCAATCGTCAAATTCCGTTTTCCCGCGAAATCTACATTGAGCAGGATGACTTTATGGAAAACCCGCCGAGCAAGTATTTCCGCTTGTTCCCGGGAAATGAAGTGCGTCTGAAGCACGCGTATTTCATTAAATGCAATGACGTCGTGAAGGATGCTGATGGCAATGTGATCGAGATCCATTGCACGTATGACCCTGAGACGAAGAGCGGCAGTGGTTTTACAGGTCGCAAGGTAAAAGGTACGATTCACTGGGTGGATGCGACCAGTGCGGTTCCTGCTGAATTCCGTTTGTATGAGCCATTGATTATGGATGATGAAGAGGCAGAGGGCACATTCCTCGACAACGTTAACCCGAATTCGTTGGAAGTGCTGCAAGGCTATGTGGAGCCAAATATGAAAGAAACCAAGCCACAAGACAAGTATCAATTTTTCCGTCATGGCTATTTCAATGTCGATCCGAAGCATACGACAGATGATAAACTCGTATTCAACCGAATTGTATCGTTGAAGAGTTCCTTTGAACTGCCAAAAGCATAG